In the genome of Hydrogenophaga sp. PBL-H3, the window CGAATGCGGCCGCCAGGGCGGCGGCCATCAGGGCGCGTTTGGGAATCGATGTCATATTCACTCCTTGTGACCGTTGAGGAAGATTCACCACAGCTTGGGTCGGTGGGCTGTGGAATGCCTCCAGTGTGGTCAGGGGGTGTTTCTGAGCGGTGCTGCGGATGTGGCGGGCTTGTAAAGTTTTGTGCCGCTTTTTGGCGCCTTCGCGCATGGACCAGCCGGGTGGGCCAGGTCGTCCAGGATCGGGCAGTCCGGTCGGCCATCGCCCGGGCACAGGTGCATCAGTCCACCCAGCGTGCGCTGCATGGACTGCAGGGCTTCTATGCGCTGGGCCAGCTCGTCCAGGTGCTTCTGGGTGATGCGTTTGACGCTGGCGCTGCTGCGCTTGCGGTTGTGCCACAGGCTCACCAGTTCGGCGATGGCGTCCAGCCCAAAGCCCATGTCGCGCGCGCGGCGGATGAAGCGCAGCGAATGCACATCGGCCAGGCTGTACTGGCGGTAGTTGCTGTCGGTGCGCACCACATCGCCCAGCAGACCGAGGGTTTCGTAGTGGCGCAGCATCTTGGGCGAGATGCCGCTGAGTTTGGCGGCCCGGCCGATGTTGACCGGCCAGCGGGTGAGCTGGTCAAGGTCGGTGTCGCCGGGGGTGTCGTTGTGGGACATGGCGTCAGGCCGCTACCTGGTAACCCTCTTCACGGATGGCCGCGGCCAGGGTGTCGCGGGGCTGTGTGCTGTCCACTTCGACGCGGTTGTGCGCCCGGTCGATGCTGACTTGCGCCTGCGGGTCGACCAGCTTGATGGCGGTGGTCACGGCTTTTTCGCAGTGGCCGCAGGTCATGCCCTGCACGGTGAAAACTTCGTTCATGGAGATTCCTTGAAGGGGTTGGAAAAATCCATTGTCATCCTTGACACGGTGTGAAGGTCAACGAACTTTTTCGCTTGACCTTCCCATTGGGGCAAAGCTTATGCTGACCCCATGAACACGAACACCACTGCCACCATGCCCCTTCCGCCGGCCCAGATCGACCTGGGCATTGGCGGCATGACCTGTGCCTCTTGCGTGCTGCGGGTCGAGAAAGCCTTGAAGAAGCAACCCGGCGTGGCCGAAGCCACAGTGAACCTGGCCACCGAATCGGCGCGGGTGCTGATCGCAGGAGGTGACACGCCCGAGGCGCTGGCGCGCATCAAGCGCGCGGTGCGCGATGCGGGCTACGAGCCCCGCACGATGGAAGCCATGGACGAAGCCGCCGATGCGCGCTGGATGGGTGTGCCGGTTGACGCCTGGCCGGTGCTGATCGGCATCGTGTTGTCGGCACCGTTGGTGTTACCGATGGTGGGTGACCTGTTTGGCAAACACTGGATGCTCTCGGCCTGGATTCAATTCGCGCTGGCCACGCCAGTGCAGTTCGTGCTGGGTGCTCGCTTCTACCGCGCTGGCTGGCATGCGCTCAAGGCGCGCACCGGCAACATGGAACTGCTGGTGTCCATCGGCACCACGGCGGCGTGGGCGCTGTCCACATGGTTGTGGTGGCGATCCGGGCCGGACGAGATGCTGCACCTGTACTTTGAAGCCTCGGCCGTGGTGATCACGCTGGTGTTGCTGGGCAAATGGCTGGAAGCACGCGCCAAGCGCCAGACCACCACGGCCATTCGCGCGCTGCACGCGTTGCGGCCCGACCGTGCCCACCTGTTGCCCGACGGCATTCGTCGCACCGAGATCACCGACGTGGCGGTGGATGAACTCCTGCCGGGTGACGTGATCCGGGTGTTGCCGGGTGAGCGTTTTGCAGCCGACGGCACGGTGGTGCAAGGCAGCACGCAGGCCGACGAATCCATGCTGACCGGTGAGGCCATGCCGGTGGCGAAAGCGGTGGGTGATGGCGTGACTGGTGGATCGCTCAACGGTGAAGGCGCGGTCGAGGTGGCGGTGCGGGCCATCGGGGCACAGAGCGTGCTGGCGCAGATCATTGCCCTGGTGCAGGACGCCCAGGCCGGCAAGGCGCCCGTGCAGCGCATGGTGGACCAGGTGGCCGCCGTGTTCGTGCCGGTGGTGCTGGTCATTGCGCTGGGCACCATGCTGGGCTGGCTGTGGACCGGAGCGTCGATGGAAGTGGCCCTGATCCATGCGGTGGCGGTGCTGGTGATTGCCTGCCCGTGTGCCCTGGGCCTGGCGACGCCGGCGGCCATCATGGCCGGCACGGGCGTGGCCGCTCAGCACGGCATTTTGATCAAGGACGCGCAGGCGCTGGAGATCGCCCACCGGGTGGACACCGTGGCGTTTGACAAGACAGGCACGCTGACCGAGGGCCACCCGCGCCTGCTGGTGATTGAAGCGGCGCCCGGTGTGGACGAGTTGTCGGTGTTGCAGGCTGCTGCGGCACTGCAGGCGCAGAGCGCGCATCCGCTGGCGCGTGCGGTGGTGGAGGCAGCCACGGCGCGTTCTCTCACGGTGGCGCTGGACGCGGCCCACGATGTGCAGGCGGTGTCGGGGCGGGGCAGCCAGGGCACGGTGCAGGGTGCTGTGTTGTCGCTGGGCAGCCTGCGCTGGATGGATGAACTGGGTGTTGATCTGGGGCCGCTGGCCGACCGTGCGCAGGCCTTGCAACAACAGGGATCAACCGTCTCGGCGCTCGCCAGCCAGGCCGCTGGCAGCGATGTGTGGTCGCCCCTGGCCCTGCTGGCGTTCGGCGACGAACCCAAGGCGGGCGCGGCTGCGGCGATTGCCGAGTTGCGCGCGGCCGGCATGCGGCTGTTCATGGTGTCGGGCGACAACCTGGGTGCTGCGACAGCCATGGCCGCGCGGCTGGACCTGCGCACGACCGAGGACGAGGTCATTGCGGAGGTACTGCCGGGTGACAAGGCAGCCGTGGTTCGGCGATTGCGAGAGGGAGGCCATGTCGTTGCGATGGTGGGCGACGGTGTGAACGACGCGCCTGCGCTGGCAGCAGCCGACGTCGGCATGGCCATGAGCCACAGCCAGGGCGCCAGCTCGGACGTGGCCATGCACGCCGCCGGCATCACGCTGATGCGGGGCGACCCCTTGATGGTGGCCGCCGCACTCGACATCTCGCGCCGCACGGTGAGCAAGATCCGGCAGAACCTGTTCTGGGCGTTCGCGTACAACGTGGCGGGCATTCCGCTGGCCGCGCTGGGTTTCCTGAGCCCGGTGGTGGCGGGTGCGGCCATGGCGTTGAGCTCGGTGAGCGTGGTGAGCAACGCCTTGTTGCTCAAGCGCTGGAAGCCACCGCAGCGCTGAAAGCGTCATGCCGCTTGTTGATGCAGGTCAATGCAAATCCGGCGCTCCTGAGCGAAGCTTGCAGCACCCGAACGAGGCCCGAGGAGACACCCCATGCACCACTCTGCCCTGCGCGTGATCCGCGACGAACACGCCAGCCTGGCCGCCATGCTGCAGTCGATGCTGCAGATGATCAAACGTGGGCCTGACGTCGACGGAAAACACGCGCCCGAGCAGTACTTCGACGTGTTGCGCGCCATGCTGTTCTACATCGACGAGTTTCCCGAAAAGCTGCACCATCCCAAGGAGTCGGATCTGCTGTTTCCGCGCATTGCGCGCGTGGCACCGCACGTGATGGCGACCATCGAGCGGCTGGAGAGCGACCACATGACCGGCGAGGTTCGGGTGCGTGAACTGGTTCACTTGCTGATGGCCTGGGAGTACCTGGGCGAGACGCGGCGCGCCGCCTTCGAGGCCGAGGCCACGCGCTATGTGCAGTTTTATCTGGACCACATGCGGCTGGAAGAAACCGTGCTCTTGCCCGAGGCCGAAAAGAGCCTGAAAGACGCCGACTGGCACGCGCTCAACGTGGCCTTTGCCACCCACCGCGATCCACTCAACGACAAGGGCGCGCGCGATCCGCAGTTCGACCGCCTGTTCACGCGGATCGTGATGCGGGCGCCGGCCCCTGTGGGTCTGGGTGAACCCTGAGCGCGTCCAGCAATTCGTCAAACACCGCGAGCAGCCGCGCCACGTCGTCTTGCGTGGTGGCCGGTGACACCAGCATCATGCTGTGAAAGGGTGTGAGCAGCACCCCCCGGTTGAGCATGAAGAGGTGGGTGAGCGCCTCCAGATCGCTTTGCGCGTGGTCGCGCACGTCTTGCGCGTTGCGCGGGGTGTGCGGCATGAACTGCAGCTCCATGCGAGCACCCAGGCGGGTCACGGTCCAGGGCCGGCCGGCGGTGCTGATGCGCTCGCGCAAACCGCGCTCCAGCACTGAGGCCAGGTCCAGCATGTGGACGTAGTTGGTGGCGGTGTGCAGGTGTTCCAGCGACGCCTGCAGCGCGGCCAGCGTGAGCGCGTTGCCGGCCAGCGTGGTGCCGATGCCGCTGTGGCCTTCGGGTGCGGCGTTCTTGGCCACCACCATGCGATCGGCCACAGCCTGCGTGAAGCCGTACACCGCGCACGGCAATCCGCCGGCCACCGCCTTGCCGACCACCATGAAGTCCGGCTCCAGCCCGTGGGCTCGCGCGTAGCCACCGAGCGCGGTGGAGATGGTGTGGGTCTCGTCGCACACGAAGAGCGCGCCGTGGGTGCGGCAGAGCGCGCGGGCCTGTTCCCAGTAGCCGGGCGCGGGTGGCACGAGGCCGAAGTTGGTGAGCGCGGGTTCGGCCAGCAGGCAGGCCACGTCGCCTTGTTTCAGCGCAGCCTCCAGCGCGTGCAGATCGTTGAACGGCACCACGCGGGTGAACGCTGCGTGGTTGTGCACCTGGCCCAGCATCGAAGCGCGTGGCAGCGTGGCGCCGCTGGCCGGGTCCATGTCCACCAGCGTGTCGTCCACCGCGCCGTGGTAACAACCGTCGAACACCAGCAACCGGGCGCGGCCGGTGATGGCGCGTGCCCAGCGCAGCACGAAGCGGTTGGCGTCGCTGGCCGACAAGGCCATCTGCCACATGGGCAGGCCGAAGGTGGCCGAAAGCGCTTCACCCACGGCCACCGCGTTGGTGGCGGGCAGCATGCAGGTGAGGCCGCGGGCGGCCTGCCCGGCGATGGCCTGGGCCAGAGGCGCCGGGCTGTGGCCGAACATGGCGCCGGTGTCGCCCAGGCAGAAGTCGGCGTAGCGCACGCCGTCGGCGCAGGTAAGGGTGGCACCTTGCGCCTGCGCCACGAACAGCGTGGCGGGGCTGGGCCAGTCGCGCATCCAGTGCAGCGGCACGCCAAACAGGTAGTGCTGCTGCGCGTAGCGCGCCAGCGCCATGGATTGCGGGTGGCTCTGGATGAAGCGTTCGCGCTCGGTGTGCTGGAGGGTGCGCAGGGTGTCGGGGGCCAGGTCGTTCATGGCGATCAGCTTAAGCTGGGCGCGGTGTTCGTTGTCGCGCACAGCGCAGTGGTGGGCTCGGTTCTCCCCGAATTGGCACCGACAATGGCGCGGCCATGAACCCACCCGCCCCTGTGCCCGACCACACGCCGTACATCCGCCTGGCGCTCGCCTTGTCGCTTGGTGCGGCCGTGTCGCTGGGCATCACGCGTTTCGCCTACGGCCTGTTGCTGCCGCCCATGCGCGAAGACCTGGGCTGGAGCTACACGCTGGCCGGCGCCATGAACACCTTCAACGCGTTGGGCTACCTCGTCGGCGCGCTGGCCACGCCCTGGCTCATGCGGCGGTTTTCGCCCACCGGTCTGTTGATCGCCGGCTCACTGGGCGCCTCGCTGTTCATGGGCCTGAGCGGCTTCTTCACGGCGGCCGCGCCCTTGCTGGCGCAGCGCCTGCTGGCCGGGGTGGCCAGCGCGCTGGTGTTCATCGCGGGGGGCTTGCTGGCAGCACGCCTGGGTGCGCGCCAGCCGCAGCGCAGCGGCTTTCTGCTCGGCATCTACTACGGCGGCACGGGCCTGGGCATCGTGATCTCGGCGCTGGGGGTGCCGCCGGTTTTGGCCGCCGCTGCGCAGCAGCCGCACGGCTGGGCCTGGGCCTGGTGGGCACTCGCGGCGGTGTGCCTCCTGGCCACCGCGCTGATGGCCTGGCCCGCGCGTGTGCTGGGCAACCAGCCTGCCCCGGCGGCCAGCGCGACGGCTGGGTCTGCCCGCGTGTTTCGGGTGCGCGACTTTGCGTTTGCGCTTGCCGGGTACGCCGGCTTCGGCGTGGGCTACATCGGCTACATGACGTTTGTGATCGCACTGCTGCGCGAGCAGGGCAGCTCGTCCGCCGCCATCACCACCTTCTACGCCCTGCTCGGCCTGGCGGTGATCGCCTCGTCGCGCATCTGGGCCGGGTTGCTGGACCGCCACCGCAACGGCCAGGCGCTGGCGCGCTTGAACGCCTTGCTGGGGCTGGCGGCCATCGTGCCGGCGCTCACCAGCTACCCGCCGCTGGTGATCGCTTCGGGCCTGCTGTTTGGCGGGGTGTTCCTCTCGGTGGTGGCCTCCACCACGGC includes:
- a CDS encoding YbfB/YjiJ family MFS transporter — encoded protein: MNPPAPVPDHTPYIRLALALSLGAAVSLGITRFAYGLLLPPMREDLGWSYTLAGAMNTFNALGYLVGALATPWLMRRFSPTGLLIAGSLGASLFMGLSGFFTAAAPLLAQRLLAGVASALVFIAGGLLAARLGARQPQRSGFLLGIYYGGTGLGIVISALGVPPVLAAAAQQPHGWAWAWWALAAVCLLATALMAWPARVLGNQPAPAASATAGSARVFRVRDFAFALAGYAGFGVGYIGYMTFVIALLREQGSSSAAITTFYALLGLAVIASSRIWAGLLDRHRNGQALARLNALLGLAAIVPALTSYPPLVIASGLLFGGVFLSVVASTTALVRHNLPPAQWAAGISAFTIVFAAGQIVGPTVVGLIADGSSGAQGLREGLVFSAVALWIGAALALRQRSL
- a CDS encoding heavy-metal-associated domain-containing protein, which produces MNEVFTVQGMTCGHCEKAVTTAIKLVDPQAQVSIDRAHNRVEVDSTQPRDTLAAAIREEGYQVAA
- a CDS encoding heavy metal translocating P-type ATPase — its product is MNTNTTATMPLPPAQIDLGIGGMTCASCVLRVEKALKKQPGVAEATVNLATESARVLIAGGDTPEALARIKRAVRDAGYEPRTMEAMDEAADARWMGVPVDAWPVLIGIVLSAPLVLPMVGDLFGKHWMLSAWIQFALATPVQFVLGARFYRAGWHALKARTGNMELLVSIGTTAAWALSTWLWWRSGPDEMLHLYFEASAVVITLVLLGKWLEARAKRQTTTAIRALHALRPDRAHLLPDGIRRTEITDVAVDELLPGDVIRVLPGERFAADGTVVQGSTQADESMLTGEAMPVAKAVGDGVTGGSLNGEGAVEVAVRAIGAQSVLAQIIALVQDAQAGKAPVQRMVDQVAAVFVPVVLVIALGTMLGWLWTGASMEVALIHAVAVLVIACPCALGLATPAAIMAGTGVAAQHGILIKDAQALEIAHRVDTVAFDKTGTLTEGHPRLLVIEAAPGVDELSVLQAAAALQAQSAHPLARAVVEAATARSLTVALDAAHDVQAVSGRGSQGTVQGAVLSLGSLRWMDELGVDLGPLADRAQALQQQGSTVSALASQAAGSDVWSPLALLAFGDEPKAGAAAAIAELRAAGMRLFMVSGDNLGAATAMAARLDLRTTEDEVIAEVLPGDKAAVVRRLREGGHVVAMVGDGVNDAPALAAADVGMAMSHSQGASSDVAMHAAGITLMRGDPLMVAAALDISRRTVSKIRQNLFWAFAYNVAGIPLAALGFLSPVVAGAAMALSSVSVVSNALLLKRWKPPQR
- a CDS encoding hemerythrin domain-containing protein; translation: MHHSALRVIRDEHASLAAMLQSMLQMIKRGPDVDGKHAPEQYFDVLRAMLFYIDEFPEKLHHPKESDLLFPRIARVAPHVMATIERLESDHMTGEVRVRELVHLLMAWEYLGETRRAAFEAEATRYVQFYLDHMRLEETVLLPEAEKSLKDADWHALNVAFATHRDPLNDKGARDPQFDRLFTRIVMRAPAPVGLGEP
- the cueR gene encoding Cu(I)-responsive transcriptional regulator, translated to MSHNDTPGDTDLDQLTRWPVNIGRAAKLSGISPKMLRHYETLGLLGDVVRTDSNYRQYSLADVHSLRFIRRARDMGFGLDAIAELVSLWHNRKRSSASVKRITQKHLDELAQRIEALQSMQRTLGGLMHLCPGDGRPDCPILDDLAHPAGPCAKAPKSGTKLYKPATSAAPLRNTP
- a CDS encoding aspartate aminotransferase family protein, giving the protein MNDLAPDTLRTLQHTERERFIQSHPQSMALARYAQQHYLFGVPLHWMRDWPSPATLFVAQAQGATLTCADGVRYADFCLGDTGAMFGHSPAPLAQAIAGQAARGLTCMLPATNAVAVGEALSATFGLPMWQMALSASDANRFVLRWARAITGRARLLVFDGCYHGAVDDTLVDMDPASGATLPRASMLGQVHNHAAFTRVVPFNDLHALEAALKQGDVACLLAEPALTNFGLVPPAPGYWEQARALCRTHGALFVCDETHTISTALGGYARAHGLEPDFMVVGKAVAGGLPCAVYGFTQAVADRMVVAKNAAPEGHSGIGTTLAGNALTLAALQASLEHLHTATNYVHMLDLASVLERGLRERISTAGRPWTVTRLGARMELQFMPHTPRNAQDVRDHAQSDLEALTHLFMLNRGVLLTPFHSMMLVSPATTQDDVARLLAVFDELLDALRVHPDPQGPAPASRSA